The following are from one region of the Arachis duranensis cultivar V14167 chromosome 10, aradu.V14167.gnm2.J7QH, whole genome shotgun sequence genome:
- the LOC107471966 gene encoding 40S ribosomal protein S9-2, giving the protein MVHVSFYRNYGKTFKKPRRPYEKERLDAELKLVGEYGLRCKRELWRVQYALSRIRNNARTLLTLDEKNPRRIFEGEALLRRMFRYGLLDETQNKLDYVLALTVENFLERRLQTLVFKSGMAKSIHHARVLIRQRHIRVGRQVVNIPSFMVRVDSQKHIDFSLTSPLGGGRPGRVKRRNQRAAAKKASGGDGDEEDED; this is encoded by the exons ATGGTGCACGTTTCGTTTTACCGCAACT ATGGGAAGACGTTCAAGAAGCCTCGTCGTCCGTACGAGAAGGAGAGGCTGGACGCGGAGCTGAAGCTGGTGGGAGAGTACGGACTCAGATGCAAGAGGGAGTTGTGGAGGGTGCAGTACGCACTCAGCAGGATCCGCAACAACGCCAGAACTCTCCTTACTCTCGACGAGAAGAACCCTCGCCGGATCTTCGAAGGTGAGGCTCTCCTCCGAAGGATGTTCCGTTACGGCCTCCTCGACGAGACTCAGAACAAGCTCGATTACGTCCTCGCTCTCACCGTCGAGAACTTCCTCGAGCGCCGCCTCCAGACTCTCGTCTTCAAGTCCGGCATGGCCAAGTCCATCCACCACGCCAGGGTCCTCATCCGCCAGCGCCACATTAG GGTTGGAAGGCAGGTGGTGAACATCCCTTCATTCATGGTCAGGGTTGATTCCCAGAAGCACATTGACTTCTCGCTCACAAGTCCGCTTGGCGGTGGCCGTCCTGGAAGAGTGAAGCGAAGGAACCAGAGGGCTGCTGCTAAGAAGGCTTCTGGTGGAGATggtgatgaggaagatgaagattaa